From Zingiber officinale cultivar Zhangliang chromosome 5B, Zo_v1.1, whole genome shotgun sequence, the proteins below share one genomic window:
- the LOC121985650 gene encoding thylakoid lumenal 15.0 kDa protein 2, chloroplastic-like, which yields MISNSKGIMVALLPSHLPRPFLGVVEVRRSRAAAAAAPISTASTSAALPDLKKWGARLCSKSLNLAFTGALALGFALGGVGIADAKVGVNRPEMLPKEFSPVIDVAGFLSASQERQLCQEIADLEKDTGVKLRILAQNYPETPGAAVKEFWKVDDQTIVFVADPTFGNMLHFNVGASVDLDVPRSFWSRVAGKYGNMFYWKEKGEDASIEAAVVAISSCLRESTGPSNCLEVN from the exons ATGATTTCGAATTCAAAAGGGATCATGGTCGCTCTTCTTCCTTCGCATCTGCCTCGTCCTTTTCTCGGCGTCGTCGAGGTGCGGCGAAGTagagctgctgctgctgctgctcctaTTTCTACCGCTTCTACGTCGGCTGCCCTTCCAGATCTAAAGAAATGGGGAGCACGCCTTTGCTCCAAATCCCTCAACCTCGCCTTCACCGGCGCGCTCGCTCTCGGATTTGCCCTAGGCG GAGTTGGGATTGCCGATGCCAAAGTTGGAGTTAACAGGCCTGAGATGCTTCCGAAGGAGTTCAGTCCAGTCATTGATGTTGCTGGGTTTCTCTCTGCAAGCCAG GAAAGACAGCTTTGTCAAGAAATAGCAGATCTGGAGAAGGACACAGGTGTTAAGCTAAGAATTCTTGCACAGAATTATCCTGAAACACCAG GAGCAGCTGTTAAGGAATTCTGGAAAGTTGATGATCAAACTATTGTATTTGTTGCTGATCCAACTTTCg GAAACATGTTGCACTTTAACGTTGGAGCTTCAGTTGATCTGGACGTGCCTCGAAGCTTTTGGAGTCGCGTGGCCGGAAAGTATGGCAACATGTTCTATTGGAAAGAAAAA GGGGAAGATGCATCTATAGAAGCTGCAGTAGTGGCTATTTCGAGTTGCCTCAGAGAATCAACAGGACCCAGTAACTGCCTGGAGGTAAATTGA
- the LOC121985648 gene encoding uncharacterized protein LOC121985648 isoform X1, with amino-acid sequence MAMVATVPAFHSHVISSIVVQGRSALPVFSAAKTERKGRGRLRVVGEQCEEVAESRAKVRSGEILLCSIAPYPLLLASALPGASAVRSIFEPFVELVKTWNLPEWLVHWGHPGNMAVVLFAMGGYGTYLGFRIRLSKDTEEKAKAKDLHPKLLGGMFFFFALGATGGITALLTSNKPIFESPHAVSGFLGLALLTVQSLLPTLFEESPGMRTVHGLLGSSIMTLFLLHAALGLQLGLSF; translated from the exons ATGGCGATGGTGGCGACGGTTCCTGCTTTCCACAGCCACGTTATCTCTAGTATTGTTGTTCAAGGGAGGTCTGCTTTACCTGTTTTCTCCGCGGCCAAGACAGAGAGGAAGGGGAGAGGAAGACTGAGGGTGGTGGGCGAGCAATGCGAGGAGGTAGCTGAATCGAGAGCCAAAGTAAGAAGTGGGGAGATTCTGTTGTGCTCCATTGCTCCCTATCCTCTTCTCCTCGCGTCTGCGCTTCCTGGAG CTTCAGCAGTAAGATCTATCTTTGAGCCATTTGTTGAACTAGTGAAGACATGGAACCTTCCTGAATGGCTTGTCCACTGGGGTCATCCAGGAAATATG GCAGTTGTTCTTTTTGCAATGGGTGGTTATGGAACATATCTTGGATTTAGAATTAGATTATCAAAAGATACA GAGGAAAAGGCCAAGGCCAAGGACCTGCATCCAAAGCTCCTAGGAGGCATGTTTTTCTTCTTTGCTCTTGGTGCTACTGGTGGAATAACTGCTTTATTGACTTCTAATAAACCAATTTTCGAGAG CCCTCATGCTGTTAGTGGATTTCTCGGTCTGGCACTCTTGACAGTTCAGTCTCTACTGCCGACCTTATTTGAG GAGAGTCCAGGCATGAGGACAGTACACGGTCTTCTTGGTAGCAGTATCATGACACTTTTTCTCCTACATGCAGCATTAGGACTTCAACTTGGCCTCAGCTTTTAG
- the LOC121985648 gene encoding uncharacterized protein LOC121985648 isoform X2 produces MAMVATVPAFHSHVISSIVVQGRSALPVFSAAKTERKGRGRLRVVGEQCEEVAESRAKVRSGEILLCSIAPYPLLLASALPGVRSIFEPFVELVKTWNLPEWLVHWGHPGNMAVVLFAMGGYGTYLGFRIRLSKDTEEKAKAKDLHPKLLGGMFFFFALGATGGITALLTSNKPIFESPHAVSGFLGLALLTVQSLLPTLFEESPGMRTVHGLLGSSIMTLFLLHAALGLQLGLSF; encoded by the exons ATGGCGATGGTGGCGACGGTTCCTGCTTTCCACAGCCACGTTATCTCTAGTATTGTTGTTCAAGGGAGGTCTGCTTTACCTGTTTTCTCCGCGGCCAAGACAGAGAGGAAGGGGAGAGGAAGACTGAGGGTGGTGGGCGAGCAATGCGAGGAGGTAGCTGAATCGAGAGCCAAAGTAAGAAGTGGGGAGATTCTGTTGTGCTCCATTGCTCCCTATCCTCTTCTCCTCGCGTCTGCGCTTCCTGGAG TAAGATCTATCTTTGAGCCATTTGTTGAACTAGTGAAGACATGGAACCTTCCTGAATGGCTTGTCCACTGGGGTCATCCAGGAAATATG GCAGTTGTTCTTTTTGCAATGGGTGGTTATGGAACATATCTTGGATTTAGAATTAGATTATCAAAAGATACA GAGGAAAAGGCCAAGGCCAAGGACCTGCATCCAAAGCTCCTAGGAGGCATGTTTTTCTTCTTTGCTCTTGGTGCTACTGGTGGAATAACTGCTTTATTGACTTCTAATAAACCAATTTTCGAGAG CCCTCATGCTGTTAGTGGATTTCTCGGTCTGGCACTCTTGACAGTTCAGTCTCTACTGCCGACCTTATTTGAG GAGAGTCCAGGCATGAGGACAGTACACGGTCTTCTTGGTAGCAGTATCATGACACTTTTTCTCCTACATGCAGCATTAGGACTTCAACTTGGCCTCAGCTTTTAG
- the LOC121985648 gene encoding uncharacterized protein LOC121985648 isoform X3 has product MAMVATVPAFHSHVISSIVVQGRSALPVFSAAKTERKGRGRLRVVGEQCEEVAESRAKVRSGEILLCSIAPYPLLLASALPGASAVRSIFEPFVELVKTWNLPEWLVHWGHPGNMEEKAKAKDLHPKLLGGMFFFFALGATGGITALLTSNKPIFESPHAVSGFLGLALLTVQSLLPTLFEESPGMRTVHGLLGSSIMTLFLLHAALGLQLGLSF; this is encoded by the exons ATGGCGATGGTGGCGACGGTTCCTGCTTTCCACAGCCACGTTATCTCTAGTATTGTTGTTCAAGGGAGGTCTGCTTTACCTGTTTTCTCCGCGGCCAAGACAGAGAGGAAGGGGAGAGGAAGACTGAGGGTGGTGGGCGAGCAATGCGAGGAGGTAGCTGAATCGAGAGCCAAAGTAAGAAGTGGGGAGATTCTGTTGTGCTCCATTGCTCCCTATCCTCTTCTCCTCGCGTCTGCGCTTCCTGGAG CTTCAGCAGTAAGATCTATCTTTGAGCCATTTGTTGAACTAGTGAAGACATGGAACCTTCCTGAATGGCTTGTCCACTGGGGTCATCCAGGAAATATG GAGGAAAAGGCCAAGGCCAAGGACCTGCATCCAAAGCTCCTAGGAGGCATGTTTTTCTTCTTTGCTCTTGGTGCTACTGGTGGAATAACTGCTTTATTGACTTCTAATAAACCAATTTTCGAGAG CCCTCATGCTGTTAGTGGATTTCTCGGTCTGGCACTCTTGACAGTTCAGTCTCTACTGCCGACCTTATTTGAG GAGAGTCCAGGCATGAGGACAGTACACGGTCTTCTTGGTAGCAGTATCATGACACTTTTTCTCCTACATGCAGCATTAGGACTTCAACTTGGCCTCAGCTTTTAG
- the LOC121985648 gene encoding uncharacterized protein LOC121985648 isoform X4, which translates to MAMVATVPAFHSHVISSIVVQGRSALPVFSAAKTERKGRGRLRVVGEQCEEVAESRAKVRSGEILLCSIAPYPLLLASALPGVRSIFEPFVELVKTWNLPEWLVHWGHPGNMEEKAKAKDLHPKLLGGMFFFFALGATGGITALLTSNKPIFESPHAVSGFLGLALLTVQSLLPTLFEESPGMRTVHGLLGSSIMTLFLLHAALGLQLGLSF; encoded by the exons ATGGCGATGGTGGCGACGGTTCCTGCTTTCCACAGCCACGTTATCTCTAGTATTGTTGTTCAAGGGAGGTCTGCTTTACCTGTTTTCTCCGCGGCCAAGACAGAGAGGAAGGGGAGAGGAAGACTGAGGGTGGTGGGCGAGCAATGCGAGGAGGTAGCTGAATCGAGAGCCAAAGTAAGAAGTGGGGAGATTCTGTTGTGCTCCATTGCTCCCTATCCTCTTCTCCTCGCGTCTGCGCTTCCTGGAG TAAGATCTATCTTTGAGCCATTTGTTGAACTAGTGAAGACATGGAACCTTCCTGAATGGCTTGTCCACTGGGGTCATCCAGGAAATATG GAGGAAAAGGCCAAGGCCAAGGACCTGCATCCAAAGCTCCTAGGAGGCATGTTTTTCTTCTTTGCTCTTGGTGCTACTGGTGGAATAACTGCTTTATTGACTTCTAATAAACCAATTTTCGAGAG CCCTCATGCTGTTAGTGGATTTCTCGGTCTGGCACTCTTGACAGTTCAGTCTCTACTGCCGACCTTATTTGAG GAGAGTCCAGGCATGAGGACAGTACACGGTCTTCTTGGTAGCAGTATCATGACACTTTTTCTCCTACATGCAGCATTAGGACTTCAACTTGGCCTCAGCTTTTAG
- the LOC121986994 gene encoding uncharacterized protein LOC121986994, which yields MSNLSKLEFVALDILGKNYLSWILDAEIHLDAMGLGDTIKDGNKESLQNRAKVMIFIRHHLHEALKIEYLTIKDPLELWNNLKERYSHYKTVILPNARYEWIHLRLQDFKSVSEYNSAMFRISSKLKLCGEKITDEDMLEKTYSTFHASNMLLQQQYREKGFKKYSELITCFLVAEQNNELLMKNHEIRPTGASPIPEVNEITGKNDKRQHRQKFNHGRGRGRGRGRGRGRGRRYGNDRSEENHDGYNKRNTTTHQKWVNNNAHQKWTNDNGKRIQSGQDNDEKKSENSCYRCGMKGHWSRTCRTPKYFIDLYQASLKGKAKDIETNVVFQDNNTIVGPSMTTHLDVSDFFADPDGGIDNLTGNEDIYGNV from the coding sequence ATGTCCAATCTTTCAAAGTTAGAGTTTGTGGCTCTTGACATTTTGGGTAAAAATTATCTATCATGGATTTTGGATGCGGAGATTCATTTGGATGCTATGGGTCTTGGAGACACCATAAAAGATGGAAATAAGGAATCTTTACAAAATCGTGCAAAAGTAATGATATTCATTCGTCACCATCTTCATGAAGCattgaaaattgaatatttgacaATTAAAGATCCACTTGAGCTATGGAATAATTTGAAGGAAAGGTATAGCCATTATAAAACTGTGATTCTTCCAAATGCTCGTTATGAATGGATTCATTTACGTTTACAAGATTTTAAATCTGTAAGTGAATATAACTCAGCAATGTTTAGAATtagctcaaaattaaaattatgtggTGAAAAAATTACTGATGAAGATATGTTGGAAAAAACATATTCTACCTTTCATGCATCTAACATGCTCCTGCAGCAGCAATATAGAGAGAAAGGTTTTAAGAAATATTCTGAGTTGATTACATGTTTTCTGGTGGCTGAGCAAAATAATGAGCTTTTGATGAAAAATCATGAGATCCGTCCAACTGGTGCTAGTCCAATCCCTGAAGTGAATGAGATAACTGGTAAAAATGATAAACGACAGCACAGACAAAAATTTAATCATGGTCGTGGTCGTGGCCGTGGTCGTGGCCGTGGCCGTGGTCGTGGTCGTAGATACGGAAATGATCGATCTGAAGAAAATCATGATGGttataataaaagaaacacaacaacTCACCAGAAGTGGGTTAACAATAATGCCCATCAAAAGTGGACAAATGACAATGGTAAAAGGATTCAAAGTGGACAAGATAATGACGAAAAGAAATCAGAAAATTCATGTTATAGATGTGGCATGAAAGGGCATTGGTCACGTACTTGTCGTACGCCAAAATACTTTATTGATCTCTACCAAGCCTCTTTAAAGGGCAAGGCAAAAGATATAGAGACCAATGTTGTCTTTCAAGACAATAACACAATTGTTGGTCCTTCTATGACAACACATTTGGATGTTTCTGATTTCTTTGCAGATCCTGATGGAGGGATAGACAATTTGACTGGAAATGAAGATATTTATGGAAATgtctaa